The following coding sequences are from one Pigmentibacter sp. JX0631 window:
- the csy3 gene encoding type I-F CRISPR-associated protein Csy3, with product MSKKEIKTASVLAFERKLSNSDAIMSAGKWQNIENSSLWEPIQIQEKSVRGTISNRLSSKNEEDPLKLNASIQNANLQRVDYACLPFNTDTLKIEFTVRILNNVYVPTTCNNPSYQEVFTEKIQEYIKEYSFKELSLRYAENIANGRFLWRNRLGADNINIRVTQVSIKNENSKVWNFNAYDYNLKNFQSSPTDQLKSLAEVINNGFKNDTYTGLKVEAFIKLGEGQEIFPSQELVLDNDKNSAGRKSKYLYSVSGVVAMHSQKIGNALRTIDTWYPNMSEPISVEPYGSVTNRGIAFRQPKENMDFYSLFDNWIVKNIEPKLEQKHFIIAMLIRGGVFGGSDK from the coding sequence ATGTCAAAAAAAGAAATTAAAACTGCATCAGTACTTGCTTTTGAAAGAAAGCTCTCAAATTCCGATGCTATTATGTCTGCAGGAAAATGGCAAAATATTGAAAACTCCAGTCTTTGGGAGCCAATTCAAATTCAAGAAAAATCTGTTAGAGGAACAATCTCTAATAGATTATCTTCTAAAAATGAAGAAGACCCTTTAAAATTAAATGCAAGTATACAAAATGCAAACTTACAAAGAGTCGACTACGCATGTTTGCCATTTAATACTGATACTTTAAAAATTGAATTTACAGTTAGAATATTAAATAATGTATATGTTCCTACAACTTGTAACAATCCTAGTTATCAAGAAGTTTTTACAGAAAAAATTCAAGAATATATTAAAGAATACAGTTTTAAAGAATTGTCTTTACGATATGCCGAAAATATTGCTAATGGAAGATTTTTGTGGAGAAATAGATTAGGGGCAGATAATATCAATATTCGTGTGACTCAAGTCTCTATTAAAAATGAAAATTCAAAAGTTTGGAACTTTAATGCTTATGACTATAATTTAAAAAACTTTCAATCTTCTCCTACAGATCAATTAAAATCTTTAGCTGAAGTTATTAATAACGGATTTAAAAATGATACTTATACTGGCTTAAAGGTAGAAGCTTTTATTAAATTAGGTGAGGGACAAGAAATATTTCCTTCGCAAGAATTGGTTTTAGATAACGATAAAAATTCTGCAGGAAGAAAAAGTAAATATCTTTATTCTGTTTCTGGTGTAGTAGCTATGCACTCACAGAAAATTGGTAATGCTTTAAGGACAATTGATACATGGTATCCAAATATGTCAGAACCAATTTCAGTTGAGCCTTATGGTTCTGTTACGAACAGAGGGATAGCTTTTAGACAGCCAAAAGAAAATATGGATTTTTATAGTCTTTTTGATAACTGGATTGTAAAAAATATTGAACCAAAATTAGAACAAAAGCATTTTATAATAGCTATGTTAATAAGAGGCGGAGTCTTTGGTGGTAGTGATAAGTAA
- the cas6f gene encoding type I-F CRISPR-associated endoribonuclease Cas6/Csy4, with protein sequence MTDFYVNIEITENLEFSSQVILNTLYTKLHIELVNLKSNIGVSFPNYKKTLGNCLRIHGNEKDLMQLMENKWYGNLHSYINVSKILKIPENVSYRIVSRVQSKSSLDRLYRRSLRNGKKTLEEVQTLLSNNLEDKLLKYPFIELKSYSTKQRFKLFIQHQEIKKVPTEGKFSCYGLSQFGTVPWF encoded by the coding sequence ATGACTGATTTTTATGTTAACATCGAAATAACTGAAAATTTAGAATTTAGTTCTCAAGTAATTTTAAATACATTATATACAAAATTGCATATAGAACTTGTTAATTTAAAAAGTAACATAGGGGTTAGTTTTCCAAATTACAAAAAAACTTTGGGCAACTGTCTGCGTATCCATGGAAATGAAAAAGATCTTATGCAATTAATGGAGAATAAGTGGTACGGTAATCTACATTCTTACATTAATGTCAGTAAAATTTTAAAAATTCCTGAAAATGTAAGTTATAGAATTGTATCAAGAGTGCAATCAAAAAGTTCTTTAGATCGTTTGTATAGAAGATCGTTGCGCAATGGAAAAAAAACTTTGGAAGAAGTACAAACTCTTTTAAGCAATAATTTAGAAGATAAATTATTGAAATATCCATTTATTGAGTTGAAAAGTTATTCAACTAAACAAAGATTTAAATTATTTATCCAGCATCAAGAAATCAAAAAAGTTCCAACTGAGGGGAAATTTTCTTGTTATGGGTTAAGTCAATTTGGAACTGTTCCTTGGTTCTAA
- the csy2 gene encoding type I-F CRISPR-associated protein Csy2, whose translation MKNIIVLENIKVENANAIFGLTYGFPGISNFLGFTHALSRKLNSKFCLSFGGCAIVSHEYEIKLKYYKKFKEPVFTLTKNPLLQDASTAPFNEEGKMHLTVSLIIECNFSISEIPFDTGSAKNDKQEFENYILHEAVKMKLAGGNILSIENVSFYEIPEAEFERKNLIKKICYSLIPGFFIINRVNYLKEYHENKLTENPKQEILDSWLDFYAIQFQANKILNNNSEEIINWEKKDKPYSGYLVPLAVGYQPITKIFKNCEVKNGRDSNSDFCFVEPVYSIGEWKSPHKIDNLSDVFWSYNFVNNFYSFFYKGM comes from the coding sequence ATGAAAAACATCATTGTCTTAGAAAATATTAAAGTAGAAAATGCTAATGCAATCTTTGGTTTGACTTATGGTTTTCCGGGAATTTCAAATTTTTTAGGATTCACTCATGCTTTATCTAGAAAATTAAATAGTAAATTTTGTTTATCTTTTGGGGGCTGTGCCATTGTTTCTCATGAGTATGAAATTAAATTAAAATATTACAAAAAATTTAAAGAACCCGTTTTTACACTAACTAAAAACCCATTGCTGCAAGATGCTAGCACTGCCCCATTTAATGAAGAAGGAAAAATGCATTTAACTGTTTCGTTAATAATTGAGTGTAATTTTTCTATTTCAGAAATTCCTTTTGATACAGGTTCTGCTAAAAATGACAAACAGGAATTTGAAAATTATATTTTGCATGAAGCAGTAAAAATGAAATTAGCTGGTGGGAATATTTTAAGTATAGAAAATGTTAGTTTTTATGAAATTCCAGAAGCAGAATTTGAGAGAAAAAATTTAATAAAAAAAATATGTTACTCTTTGATACCTGGATTTTTCATAATAAATAGAGTTAACTATTTAAAAGAGTATCATGAAAATAAATTAACAGAAAATCCAAAACAAGAAATATTAGATTCATGGTTAGATTTTTATGCGATACAATTTCAAGCAAATAAAATTCTAAATAATAACTCTGAAGAAATAATAAATTGGGAAAAGAAAGATAAACCATATTCTGGATATTTAGTTCCTTTAGCAGTTGGTTATCAGCCAATTACTAAGATTTTTAAAAATTGTGAAGTTAAAAATGGTAGAGATTCAAATTCTGATTTTTGCTTTGTTGAACCTGTTTACAGCATAGGAGAATGGAAAAGTCCACATAAAATAGATAATTTATCTGATGTTTTTTGGTCCTACAATTTTGTTAATAATTTTTATTCATTTTTTTATAAGGGAATGTAA